One region of bacterium genomic DNA includes:
- a CDS encoding 2-hydroxyacid dehydrogenase, with amino-acid sequence MRIAFFDTKPFDREFFDSVNSRYGFTIKYFRYHLNPETAQLAAGYEVVCVFVNDVLDTEVIDTLHANGVKLIALRCAGYNNVDFKAAYQRIHVVRVPAYSPHAVAEHAVALMLTLNRKTHRAYFRTRDNNFNITGLLGFDMYGKTAGVIGTGKIGKILITILRGFGMRVLAYDLYPDRAFEQESGVEYTGIDTIYHESDIISLNCPLTSETLHLINRETIAKLKDGVMIINTGRGQLIDTKALIRGLKSGKIGSAGLDVYEEESAYFFEDFSNSVVDDDVLARLLTFNNVLITSHQGFFTREALTSIAEVTMDNIRTFFDGGELRNEICYKCDGNHCKKKKTGICF; translated from the coding sequence ATTCGCATCGCGTTTTTCGATACAAAACCGTTCGACCGTGAATTCTTCGACTCCGTCAACAGCCGGTACGGCTTCACCATCAAATACTTCAGGTATCATCTGAATCCCGAGACCGCCCAGCTTGCTGCCGGCTACGAAGTGGTCTGTGTTTTCGTGAACGATGTCCTCGATACCGAAGTCATCGACACGCTCCATGCAAACGGAGTAAAACTTATCGCGCTCCGCTGCGCCGGATACAATAATGTCGACTTCAAGGCGGCCTATCAGCGGATTCATGTCGTAAGGGTGCCTGCCTATTCACCCCATGCGGTCGCCGAACACGCGGTGGCGCTCATGCTCACCCTCAACCGCAAGACCCACCGTGCATACTTCAGGACCCGAGATAACAATTTCAATATCACCGGTCTGCTCGGATTCGACATGTACGGGAAAACCGCCGGAGTCATCGGAACCGGAAAAATCGGCAAAATACTCATCACCATTCTCAGGGGATTCGGGATGCGCGTGCTTGCCTATGACCTCTATCCCGACAGGGCGTTCGAGCAGGAGTCCGGAGTCGAATATACCGGCATCGATACCATCTACCATGAGTCGGATATCATTTCCCTGAACTGCCCCCTGACAAGCGAGACACTTCACCTCATCAACCGTGAAACCATCGCGAAGCTGAAGGACGGCGTGATGATCATCAATACCGGGAGAGGCCAGCTCATCGACACGAAGGCGCTTATCAGAGGCCTCAAATCGGGGAAGATCGGGTCGGCGGGACTCGATGTGTACGAGGAGGAAAGCGCCTATTTCTTCGAGGATTTCTCGAATTCCGTGGTGGACGATGATGTGCTTGCGCGGCTCCTGACATTCAACAATGTTCTGATAACCTCGCACCAGGGATTCTTCACCCGTGAAGCCCTCACCAGTATCGCGGAAGTCACCATGGACAACATCCGGACCTTTTTCGATGGCGGTGAGTTACGGAACGAAATATGCTATAAGTGTGACGGGAATCACTGCAAAAAAAAGAAAACCGGCATATGCTTTTGA
- a CDS encoding SH3 domain-containing protein translates to MRKSHITLILCIIFAAVLSVLPALSQQPKPRHAPNALPGVEPQMLTPEYWIGLHDDADTIIMTPEVIERFNEKNRTKKEARISYEGPLYNPILPLELPDTVPGDSLRARLASNADKLFHPEDMYGSRDFYDGRNAIYDDSMKQEIVDRMNMAAIPDVITRRFGTIVNHASVRQYPTDVPGYHDTEIELDRFQITDLCIGNPVAVLHESVDGDFLFVESPIACGWIAAGDIALADRAAIRALVEAPDFLVATAHRVPVYGDPDYKNFSRYFYMSATMPLIRHTESGYIVYMPYRKPDGSLGFTNGYVRPDADVHIGYLPYTKRSIITQMFKLLNTPYGWHGQNNKRDCVGTLRVVFRCTGIVTGRSISSASDHRIPVESSLSVEEKLKKVGDIEGIITIAGSPGHVALYLGKAQNGMPYYMHQGGWGYNDENGEHLIVNRVSINVATHSWFNISQPDVYTVIRP, encoded by the coding sequence ATGCGTAAATCACACATCACCCTGATACTCTGTATCATTTTCGCGGCTGTACTTTCTGTTTTGCCTGCGCTCTCCCAGCAGCCTAAACCGCGTCATGCCCCGAACGCCCTTCCCGGTGTGGAACCGCAGATGCTCACTCCCGAATACTGGATAGGGCTCCATGATGACGCCGACACCATAATCATGACCCCGGAGGTAATCGAACGGTTCAACGAGAAAAACAGGACGAAAAAGGAAGCGCGCATCAGTTACGAAGGCCCGTTATATAATCCGATCCTGCCGCTCGAACTCCCCGATACCGTTCCGGGCGACAGCCTCAGGGCGAGGCTCGCGAGCAACGCGGACAAGCTTTTTCACCCCGAAGACATGTACGGGTCCCGTGATTTCTACGACGGCCGCAACGCCATCTACGACGACAGCATGAAACAGGAGATCGTCGACCGCATGAACATGGCCGCCATTCCTGATGTCATCACCCGCCGTTTCGGCACAATAGTCAACCATGCCTCGGTGCGTCAGTATCCCACCGATGTTCCGGGATATCACGACACTGAGATCGAGCTCGACCGCTTCCAGATAACCGACCTCTGCATCGGGAATCCCGTGGCTGTCCTCCACGAATCGGTCGATGGGGATTTCCTCTTTGTGGAGAGCCCCATTGCGTGCGGCTGGATCGCCGCCGGGGATATTGCCCTCGCCGACCGCGCGGCGATACGGGCCCTCGTCGAAGCTCCGGACTTCCTCGTGGCGACCGCTCACAGGGTTCCGGTATACGGAGACCCGGATTATAAGAACTTCTCGCGGTATTTCTACATGTCGGCAACCATGCCCCTGATACGGCACACCGAAAGCGGGTACATCGTGTACATGCCCTACCGGAAACCGGACGGCTCACTTGGCTTCACAAACGGTTATGTCAGGCCGGATGCCGATGTCCATATCGGGTATCTCCCGTATACCAAGCGCTCCATAATCACCCAGATGTTCAAGCTCCTCAATACCCCGTACGGCTGGCACGGCCAGAACAACAAGCGTGACTGCGTCGGCACCCTCCGGGTCGTCTTCAGGTGTACCGGAATCGTGACAGGCAGGTCGATAAGCAGTGCATCGGATCACCGGATTCCTGTCGAATCCTCGCTCAGTGTCGAGGAGAAACTGAAGAAGGTCGGGGACATCGAAGGAATTATAACCATCGCGGGAAGCCCCGGTCATGTGGCGCTCTACCTCGGAAAAGCCCAAAACGGCATGCCCTATTACATGCACCAGGGCGGCTGGGGATACAACGACGAAAACGGAGAACACCTCATCGTGAACCGTGTCTCGATCAATGTGGCGACCCATAGCTGGTTCAACATCAGCCAGCCGGATGTTTACACGGTCATACGGCCATGA